One window of the Thermodesulfomicrobium sp. WS genome contains the following:
- a CDS encoding MoxR family ATPase, translating to MDPHALIHAVGRTVLGKEPQVRMALACLVARGHLLIEDVPGIGKTTLAKALAAVLGLSFARVQFTNDLLPADILGASVWHEGRFVFHPGPIFHHVLLADEINRGTPRTQSALLEAMEEQQVSLDGTTYPLPAPFFVLATQNAQDMAGTAPLPESQLDRFLARIHLGYPEAEAEMALLTQPAPQMPDPMADAAAVLAMQSEAWACRTSPALLAYVHALLAWTREPGRFALGLSPRAGQGLVRLAKAWAYLDGRDYVIPEDVQAVFPAVAGHRLRAATPIAPEAILREVPIP from the coding sequence ATGGACCCCCACGCCCTCATCCACGCTGTGGGCCGGACCGTACTCGGCAAAGAGCCGCAGGTGCGCATGGCCCTGGCCTGCCTGGTGGCGCGGGGGCACCTGCTCATCGAAGACGTGCCCGGCATCGGCAAGACCACCCTGGCCAAAGCCCTGGCCGCGGTGCTGGGCCTCAGCTTCGCCCGGGTGCAGTTCACCAACGACCTCTTGCCTGCGGACATCCTCGGGGCCTCGGTGTGGCACGAAGGCCGCTTCGTGTTCCACCCCGGCCCCATCTTCCACCACGTGCTTCTGGCCGACGAGATCAACCGCGGCACCCCCCGCACCCAGAGCGCCCTGCTGGAGGCCATGGAAGAGCAGCAGGTGAGCCTCGACGGCACCACCTATCCCTTGCCGGCGCCCTTTTTCGTCCTGGCCACCCAAAACGCCCAGGACATGGCCGGCACCGCCCCCCTGCCCGAATCGCAATTGGACCGCTTTCTTGCCCGCATCCACCTGGGCTATCCTGAGGCCGAGGCCGAGATGGCGCTCCTCACCCAGCCCGCCCCTCAGATGCCAGACCCCATGGCCGACGCCGCCGCAGTGCTCGCCATGCAGTCCGAGGCCTGGGCCTGCAGGACGAGTCCGGCGCTTCTGGCCTATGTGCACGCCCTGCTTGCCTGGACCCGGGAGCCGGGGCGCTTCGCCCTCGGACTCTCGCCCCGGGCAGGCCAGGGATTGGTGCGCCTGGCCAAGGCCTGGGCCTATCTCGATGGCCGCGACTACGTCATCCCGGAAGACGTGCAGGCGGTGTTTCCCGCCGTGGCCGGCCACCGCCTACGCGCCGCCACGCCCATCGCCCCTGAGGCCATCCTGCGCGAGGTGCCCATCCCATGA
- a CDS encoding DUF58 domain-containing protein — MRSWAERRTRAAAPKAALPARPRRIFILPTGAGVAFAATVLLLLAAALNHTNNLALFLSCLLAAVGVVAAVHTHLVLGRIDVHRVQLTPVFCGEDAPCAVQVRVPGTTSLTLEACAGNGPWTPQMVQPGTAHVHAPLPTTRRGQVSWVEIGMATAAPLGLFRAWTFMRLPVHGVIYPTPWPGGCPVFPIRPMSADANAPQQSTAGDDPQDLRPYRPGDAPTRIAWKTAARSLARGGPLVVFDHSDGQGGAVLLHWDACPGQGEERIQRLTACVEAAARAQLRYGLCLPGMVIVPEKGEAQRHRCLEALALLPWEERPTR, encoded by the coding sequence ATGAGATCCTGGGCCGAGAGGCGCACCCGCGCCGCGGCCCCGAAGGCCGCCCTGCCGGCCCGTCCCCGGCGCATCTTCATCCTGCCCACCGGTGCTGGTGTGGCCTTCGCCGCCACGGTGCTGCTGCTCCTGGCCGCGGCCCTCAACCACACCAACAACCTGGCCCTGTTCCTCTCCTGCCTGCTCGCCGCCGTAGGGGTAGTGGCCGCGGTGCACACCCACCTCGTCCTTGGTCGCATCGATGTGCATCGCGTGCAGCTCACCCCGGTCTTTTGTGGAGAAGACGCCCCCTGCGCCGTGCAGGTACGCGTGCCGGGAACAACCAGCCTCACCCTGGAGGCCTGCGCGGGAAACGGCCCGTGGACGCCCCAGATGGTGCAGCCCGGGACCGCACACGTGCACGCGCCGCTTCCCACCACCCGGCGCGGACAGGTATCCTGGGTGGAGATAGGCATGGCCACGGCCGCGCCCCTCGGGCTCTTTCGCGCCTGGACCTTCATGCGTCTGCCGGTGCACGGTGTGATCTATCCTACGCCTTGGCCCGGCGGATGCCCGGTCTTTCCCATTCGTCCCATGAGTGCCGACGCCAACGCCCCACAGCAGAGCACTGCAGGCGACGATCCCCAGGATCTGCGGCCCTACCGTCCCGGAGACGCCCCCACGCGCATCGCCTGGAAGACCGCGGCCCGCAGCCTGGCGCGCGGGGGACCGCTGGTGGTCTTCGATCACAGCGACGGCCAGGGCGGAGCAGTGCTGCTCCATTGGGACGCCTGCCCAGGGCAGGGCGAAGAGCGCATCCAACGTCTGACCGCGTGTGTCGAGGCCGCCGCCAGGGCGCAGCTCCGCTATGGCCTCTGCCTGCCTGGCATGGTCATCGTTCCGGAAAAGGGAGAGGCCCAGCGCCACCGCTGCCTGGAAGCCCTGGCCCTGCTCCCCTGGGAGGAGAGGCCGACGCGCTAG
- a CDS encoding PAS domain-containing protein encodes MDAENEQGTGAWAGDWMSMSPSEAQARLMVLVQGCPLGIFFDDPEDRCVFANEAFCQMMDMTLEEALGDGWTLRVHPEDLPGLLAARAASVAAGEAVFRAEYRFVTPSGRAGWVEEQTRPVFSPDGALWGYVGTVMDITRRKEEEALLQRLNAELSAQVAQDRAEICAHKEQVADLSAALRVLLAQREADREAERRAVVANVQGRILPAVERLLGLDLPPQAQEAAQELVRAVHEAASPLTRRLMDLGLTRAELRVAELVQAGLSIKETAQRLGVAQTTVESHRRSLRRKLGLSRRGSLRAALAALEG; translated from the coding sequence ATGGACGCGGAAAACGAGCAGGGCACAGGGGCGTGGGCCGGGGATTGGATGTCCATGTCTCCCAGCGAGGCCCAGGCGCGGCTCATGGTGCTGGTGCAGGGCTGTCCGCTGGGGATCTTTTTCGATGACCCCGAGGACCGCTGTGTGTTCGCCAACGAGGCCTTCTGTCAGATGATGGACATGACCCTGGAAGAGGCCCTGGGGGATGGCTGGACCCTGCGGGTGCATCCCGAAGACCTGCCGGGATTGCTTGCGGCCCGTGCCGCCTCCGTGGCCGCCGGCGAGGCGGTGTTCCGGGCCGAGTACCGTTTTGTCACGCCATCGGGGCGCGCCGGGTGGGTGGAGGAACAGACCCGGCCGGTGTTTTCCCCGGACGGTGCCTTGTGGGGCTACGTCGGCACGGTGATGGACATTACCCGGCGCAAGGAGGAGGAAGCGCTGCTCCAGCGCCTCAATGCCGAGCTCTCGGCCCAGGTGGCCCAGGACCGGGCGGAGATTTGCGCGCACAAGGAACAGGTGGCGGATCTCTCCGCCGCCTTGCGCGTGCTCTTGGCCCAGCGCGAGGCGGACCGCGAGGCCGAGCGCCGGGCGGTTGTGGCCAATGTGCAGGGGCGCATCCTCCCTGCTGTGGAGCGCTTGTTGGGGCTGGATCTGCCGCCGCAGGCGCAGGAAGCAGCGCAGGAGCTGGTCCGTGCGGTGCACGAGGCCGCATCCCCGCTCACACGCCGGCTCATGGACCTGGGGCTGACCCGGGCGGAGCTGCGGGTGGCCGAACTGGTGCAGGCGGGGCTTTCCATCAAGGAGACCGCCCAGCGATTGGGGGTGGCGCAGACCACGGTGGAGAGCCATCGCCGCAGCCTGCGCCGGAAATTGGGGCTATCACGGCGCGGCAGCCTGCGTGCCGCCTTGGCGGCCTTGGAAGGCTAG
- the ade gene encoding adenine deaminase codes for MHRHDRRRLSRIIHAAQGAAPADLCLRGCRIVNVFTGEIEAGDLAVAEGVFLGWGRSTEAREELDARGLYVAPGFLDAHIHLESTMLSPRQFCAASLPHGTTAVVADPHEIANVLGMDGVRYLLAATEGLPLEVFFMLPSCVPASHLERSGAELSGADLATVLDHPRVVGLGEMMNFPGVLGARPEILDKLVLFQDHPIDGHAPLLGGLGLSAYIAAGIGSDHECTSAAEAREKLAQGMALMLRHGSQSKDLTALAPAVTDHSWPWCMLATDDLHPHELCSQGHMDRAVNAAMAAGIAPARALALASITTARHFGLRRRGAIAPGYRADFSVSPTLHPWKPVMVFKDGRLVAQDGALVAPLALPPCPPLAPVMHLPELRMGDLAIPAQGTVVRAIGVLEGSLLTADLEVEARVENGCAVADPSRDLVKLAVYNRYGAGTAPALGFAQGLGLQRGAMGTTVAHDSHNLLVAGVDDASMLAVAQSLRDAGGGMAVAQSPHEVDVLPLPLAGLMSDAPAAEVAQTMERLTAAAHGLGCTLAQPFMALSFLALPVIPALKLTDMGLVETALFQTVPLFPGT; via the coding sequence ATGCACCGCCACGACCGACGCCGCCTCTCCCGCATCATCCATGCCGCCCAGGGGGCTGCGCCCGCAGACCTTTGCCTGCGCGGCTGCCGCATCGTCAACGTCTTTACCGGCGAAATCGAAGCAGGGGACCTGGCCGTGGCGGAAGGCGTCTTCCTGGGCTGGGGGCGTTCCACAGAAGCCCGGGAAGAGCTGGACGCCCGCGGGCTCTACGTGGCCCCGGGGTTCCTCGACGCCCACATCCACCTGGAGAGCACCATGCTCTCCCCGCGGCAATTCTGCGCCGCAAGCCTGCCCCACGGCACCACCGCCGTGGTGGCCGACCCTCACGAGATCGCCAATGTCCTCGGTATGGACGGGGTGCGCTACCTTTTGGCCGCCACCGAGGGCCTGCCGCTGGAGGTGTTCTTCATGCTCCCGAGCTGCGTGCCCGCCTCACACCTGGAGCGCTCCGGGGCAGAGCTCTCGGGCGCGGATCTCGCCACGGTGCTGGACCATCCCCGCGTTGTGGGCCTTGGAGAAATGATGAATTTTCCCGGAGTCTTGGGTGCCCGACCGGAAATCCTGGACAAGCTCGTGCTCTTCCAGGACCATCCCATAGACGGCCACGCCCCGCTCCTGGGCGGCCTTGGGCTTTCCGCCTACATCGCCGCCGGGATCGGCTCGGATCACGAGTGCACCTCCGCCGCCGAGGCCCGGGAAAAACTCGCCCAAGGCATGGCCCTCATGCTGCGCCACGGCAGCCAGTCCAAGGACCTCACCGCGCTCGCCCCGGCAGTCACCGACCACAGTTGGCCCTGGTGCATGCTCGCCACCGACGATCTCCACCCCCATGAGCTCTGCAGCCAAGGCCACATGGACCGCGCCGTCAACGCCGCCATGGCCGCAGGTATCGCCCCCGCCCGCGCCTTGGCCCTGGCCAGCATCACCACGGCCCGGCACTTCGGCCTGCGCCGGCGCGGGGCCATTGCCCCCGGATACCGGGCAGACTTCTCGGTGAGTCCCACGCTCCATCCCTGGAAGCCGGTGATGGTGTTCAAGGACGGTCGGCTGGTGGCCCAGGACGGCGCCCTCGTCGCGCCGCTGGCCCTGCCGCCCTGCCCACCCCTTGCGCCGGTGATGCATCTGCCCGAGCTGCGCATGGGAGACCTCGCCATCCCGGCGCAGGGCACCGTGGTCCGGGCCATCGGCGTGCTCGAAGGCTCGCTGCTCACCGCAGACCTGGAAGTGGAGGCCCGCGTGGAAAACGGCTGCGCCGTGGCCGACCCTTCCCGAGACTTGGTGAAACTTGCCGTCTACAATCGCTACGGCGCCGGCACCGCGCCGGCCCTGGGCTTTGCCCAGGGGCTTGGGCTCCAACGCGGGGCCATGGGCACCACCGTGGCCCACGACTCCCATAACCTGCTGGTGGCCGGGGTGGACGACGCGAGCATGCTCGCCGTGGCCCAAAGCCTTCGGGACGCAGGCGGCGGCATGGCCGTGGCCCAAAGCCCCCATGAGGTGGACGTCCTCCCACTCCCCCTGGCCGGGCTCATGAGCGATGCGCCCGCCGCCGAGGTGGCCCAGACCATGGAGCGCCTCACCGCGGCAGCGCACGGCCTCGGCTGCACCCTTGCCCAGCCCTTCATGGCCCTGAGCTTCCTCGCCCTGCCGGTGATCCCGGCCCTCAAGCTCACGGACATGGGGCTGGTGGAAACCGCCCTGTTCCAGACCGTGCCGCTGTTTCCCGGCACGTGA
- a CDS encoding response regulator, translating to MRILIAEDDFIARKILSRMVAHLGESDMAADGAEAMNALRLAWDAGQPYELVFLDIMMPEADGREVLRFLREEESRRGISPGAEAKVIMTTALDDVKTVSESFFSGATGYVVKPITREGLAKVLSQAGVTPPA from the coding sequence ATGCGCATACTCATTGCCGAAGACGATTTCATCGCCCGCAAGATCTTGAGCCGAATGGTGGCGCATCTGGGAGAAAGCGACATGGCCGCTGACGGCGCCGAGGCCATGAATGCCCTGCGTCTGGCCTGGGATGCGGGACAGCCGTACGAGCTTGTCTTTCTCGACATCATGATGCCCGAGGCCGATGGCCGGGAAGTGCTGCGCTTCTTGCGCGAGGAGGAGTCCCGGCGTGGCATTTCCCCGGGCGCGGAGGCCAAGGTCATCATGACCACCGCCCTGGACGACGTGAAGACCGTGAGCGAAAGCTTTTTCAGCGGCGCCACGGGCTATGTGGTCAAGCCCATCACCCGCGAAGGCCTGGCCAAGGTCCTTTCCCAGGCCGGGGTGACGCCGCCGGCGTAA
- the carB gene encoding carbamoyl-phosphate synthase large subunit — translation MPKRTDIRSIMLIGSGPIVIGQACEFDYSGTQAVKALKEEGYTVILVNSNPATIMTDPSLADRTYIEPIEPGTVAKILERERPDALLPTLGGQTALNTAVALAKDGVLERLGVELIGASVDVIEKAESRERFRAAMEKIGLRVPKSGIARSMDEVRRHAAVLSFPLIVRPAFTLGGTGGGVAYNREDLECIAAQGLAASLTSEVMLEESLLGWKEFELEVVRDKKDNCVIICSIENLDPMGVHTGDSITVAPAQTLTDTEYQRMRDAAMAIMREIGVETGGSNVQFAVNPQNGEMMVIEMNPRVSRSSALASKATGFPIAKIAAKLAVGYTLDELPNDITRETVAAFEPAIDYVVVKIPRFTFEKFPGSRDELTTAMRSVGETMAIGRTFKEALQKGLRSLEIGAAGLGTRFDAPTLGKDELLSAMRTPSSRRLFQIRHAILCGATTEEIHAATGIDPWFVRQMQEIVRYEGIIRDAALTGPLDATNAHLRETLREAKRMGFSDRQIATLWKRAEDDVRQLRQAMGITPAYKLVDTCAAEFEAYTPYYYSTYEPENEARVSDKPKVVILGGGPNRIGQGIEFDYCCVHASLALREMGIESIMVNSNPETVSTDYDTSSRLYFEPLTLEDTLAIVEQEKPLGVIVQFGGQTPLNLAVPLLRAGVPILGTSPDAIDRAEDRERFQALIHKLGLLQPDNGTAVTLEEAQAVAARIGYPVVVRPSYVLGGRAMDIVYDHGELAAYFARNVQVTPEHPILIDKFLENAIELDVDALADGEDVYVAGIMEHIEEAGIHSGDSACVLPPHTVNQEWIAEIERQTQALARELGVVGLMNIQFALKEGRLYILEVNPRASRTAPFVSKATGVPLPKLATQVLLGAKLKDLNPWAMRKGGFFSVKEAVLPFNRFPGVDPLLGPEMRSTGEVMGMDTSVGLAYLKAQLAAGQRIPEAGTVFISVNDRDKAGIVEPARTFHELGFAIVSTRGTAAHLTAHGIPARVVNKVYEGRPNVVDAIKNGEIQLVINTSSGKRTKEDSSEIRRTAVLYGLPYTTNLSAARALAQAVRERTRLPLTVKSLQEYYGGRS, via the coding sequence ATGCCCAAACGCACCGACATCCGCTCCATTATGCTCATCGGCTCCGGCCCCATCGTCATCGGCCAGGCCTGCGAATTCGACTACTCCGGCACCCAAGCGGTCAAGGCCCTCAAGGAGGAAGGCTACACGGTCATCCTCGTCAACTCCAACCCCGCCACCATCATGACGGATCCGTCTCTGGCGGACCGCACCTATATCGAACCCATCGAACCCGGCACCGTGGCAAAGATCCTCGAGCGCGAGCGGCCCGACGCCCTCTTGCCCACCCTGGGCGGTCAGACCGCCCTCAACACCGCCGTGGCCCTGGCCAAGGACGGGGTCTTGGAACGCCTGGGGGTGGAGCTCATCGGCGCCTCGGTGGACGTCATTGAGAAGGCCGAGAGCCGCGAGCGCTTCCGCGCGGCCATGGAGAAGATCGGCCTGCGCGTGCCGAAAAGCGGCATCGCCCGCTCCATGGACGAGGTGCGCCGCCACGCGGCGGTCCTCTCCTTTCCCCTCATCGTGCGGCCGGCCTTCACCCTGGGGGGCACAGGCGGCGGCGTGGCCTACAACCGTGAGGACCTGGAGTGCATCGCCGCCCAGGGCCTGGCCGCCAGCCTCACCTCCGAGGTCATGCTCGAAGAGTCGCTTCTCGGGTGGAAAGAGTTCGAACTGGAAGTGGTGCGGGACAAGAAAGACAATTGCGTCATCATCTGCTCCATCGAGAACCTCGATCCCATGGGGGTGCACACCGGCGACTCCATCACCGTGGCCCCGGCCCAGACCCTGACAGACACCGAGTACCAGCGCATGCGCGACGCCGCCATGGCCATCATGCGCGAAATCGGTGTGGAGACCGGCGGCTCCAACGTGCAGTTTGCCGTGAACCCCCAAAACGGGGAGATGATGGTCATCGAGATGAACCCGCGGGTGTCGCGCTCCTCGGCCCTGGCATCCAAGGCCACGGGGTTCCCCATCGCCAAGATCGCCGCCAAGCTGGCCGTGGGCTATACCCTGGACGAGCTGCCCAACGACATCACCCGCGAGACCGTGGCCGCCTTCGAGCCGGCCATCGACTACGTGGTGGTCAAAATCCCCCGCTTCACCTTCGAGAAATTTCCCGGCTCCCGGGACGAGCTCACCACGGCCATGCGCAGCGTGGGCGAGACCATGGCCATCGGCCGCACCTTCAAGGAGGCCTTGCAAAAGGGGCTGCGCTCCCTGGAGATCGGCGCCGCAGGGCTGGGCACCCGTTTCGACGCCCCCACCCTCGGCAAGGACGAACTCCTCTCCGCCATGCGCACCCCCTCCTCCCGGCGCCTGTTCCAGATCCGCCACGCCATACTCTGCGGCGCCACCACCGAAGAGATCCATGCCGCTACCGGCATCGATCCCTGGTTTGTGCGCCAGATGCAGGAGATCGTCCGCTACGAAGGCATCATCCGCGATGCCGCCTTGACCGGCCCCTTGGACGCCACCAACGCCCACCTCAGAGAAACCCTGCGCGAGGCCAAGCGCATGGGCTTTTCCGACCGCCAGATCGCGACATTGTGGAAGCGCGCCGAAGACGACGTGCGGCAATTGCGGCAGGCCATGGGCATCACCCCGGCCTACAAGCTCGTGGACACCTGCGCCGCCGAGTTCGAGGCCTACACCCCCTACTACTACTCCACCTACGAGCCGGAAAACGAGGCGCGGGTATCGGACAAGCCCAAGGTGGTCATCCTCGGCGGCGGGCCCAACCGCATCGGCCAGGGCATCGAGTTCGACTACTGCTGCGTGCACGCCTCCTTGGCCCTGCGCGAGATGGGTATCGAGTCCATCATGGTCAACTCCAACCCCGAGACCGTGTCCACGGACTACGACACCTCCTCCCGCCTCTATTTCGAGCCCCTCACCCTGGAAGACACCCTGGCCATCGTCGAGCAGGAAAAGCCCCTGGGCGTCATCGTCCAGTTCGGCGGCCAGACCCCCCTCAACCTGGCGGTACCGCTCCTGCGCGCCGGGGTGCCCATCCTCGGCACCAGCCCCGACGCCATCGACCGCGCCGAGGACCGGGAGCGCTTCCAGGCCCTCATCCACAAGCTCGGACTGCTGCAGCCCGACAACGGCACCGCCGTGACCCTGGAGGAGGCCCAGGCCGTGGCCGCGCGCATCGGCTACCCCGTGGTGGTACGCCCCTCCTACGTCCTGGGCGGCCGGGCCATGGACATCGTCTACGACCACGGCGAGCTGGCGGCCTATTTTGCCCGCAACGTCCAGGTCACGCCCGAGCACCCCATCCTCATCGACAAGTTCCTGGAAAACGCCATCGAATTGGACGTGGACGCCCTGGCCGACGGCGAAGACGTGTATGTCGCCGGCATCATGGAGCACATCGAAGAAGCCGGCATCCATTCCGGCGACTCGGCCTGCGTGCTGCCGCCGCATACCGTGAACCAAGAATGGATCGCGGAAATCGAACGCCAGACCCAGGCCCTGGCCCGGGAACTGGGGGTGGTGGGGCTCATGAACATCCAATTCGCCCTCAAGGAGGGCCGGCTCTACATCCTCGAGGTCAATCCCCGCGCCTCGCGCACCGCGCCCTTCGTGTCCAAGGCCACGGGCGTGCCCCTTCCCAAGCTGGCCACCCAGGTGCTCCTCGGGGCCAAGCTCAAGGATCTGAACCCCTGGGCCATGCGCAAGGGCGGATTCTTCTCGGTGAAGGAGGCGGTGCTGCCCTTCAACCGCTTCCCTGGGGTGGACCCGCTTTTGGGACCGGAGATGCGCTCCACCGGCGAGGTCATGGGCATGGATACCTCGGTGGGGCTGGCCTACCTCAAGGCGCAACTGGCCGCAGGCCAGCGCATCCCGGAGGCGGGCACGGTATTCATCTCCGTCAACGACCGCGACAAGGCCGGCATCGTGGAGCCGGCGCGCACCTTCCACGAGTTGGGCTTTGCCATCGTCTCCACCCGGGGCACGGCGGCGCACCTCACGGCCCACGGCATCCCGGCGCGGGTGGTGAACAAGGTGTACGAAGGCCGGCCCAACGTGGTGGACGCCATCAAGAACGGCGAGATCCAGCTGGTCATCAACACCTCCTCGGGCAAGCGCACCAAGGAGGACTCCTCCGAGATCCGGCGCACCGCCGTGCTCTACGGCCTGCCCTACACCACCAACCTCTCCGCGGCCCGGGCCTTGGCCCAGGCGGTGCGGGAACGCACCCGGCTGCCGCTCACCGTGAAAAGTCTGCAAGAATACTACGGAGGTCGGTCGTGA
- the purF gene encoding amidophosphoribosyltransferase, with product MIKEACGIFGVSGHPEAARLTYFGLYALQHRGQESAGIVTWDGRGLREQRGMGLVADIFEEKHLGHQLKGQVAMGHVRYSTTGASLIRNAQPFKVTYKGVDLAVAHNGNLVNARSLRQELEETGSIFQTTMDSEVIVHLVAKYWNGGSIEEAIARACSRIQGAFSLLFLTQGKLIAVRDPWGFRPLALGRMGDAYVLASETCAFDLLEAQYLRCLDPGELVVVENGRLTSHRLLEPAEVQGSCIFELIYFARPDSLVFDHDVYAARKRMGQILASECPVEADFVMPFPDSGVYAAVGYAQASGLPFEACMIRNHYVGRTFIQPSQDLRDFSARMKLNPVKSMIRGKRIVIVEDSIVRGTTIRTRVKQLRELGAREIHMRVSCPPIRYPCFYGIDFSSKGELIAANHNVADIARYLELDSLHYLTVGGLLQTVACPGNFCLACFNGAYPVPPEDGAGKMALESGCGGCQ from the coding sequence GTGATCAAAGAGGCATGTGGCATCTTCGGCGTCTCGGGCCATCCGGAGGCCGCACGGCTCACCTATTTCGGCCTCTACGCCCTGCAGCACCGCGGCCAGGAGAGCGCCGGCATCGTCACCTGGGACGGACGGGGGCTGCGCGAACAGCGGGGCATGGGGCTGGTGGCGGACATCTTCGAGGAAAAACACCTCGGGCATCAGCTCAAGGGCCAGGTGGCCATGGGACACGTGCGCTACTCCACCACCGGTGCGTCGCTCATCCGCAACGCCCAGCCCTTCAAGGTCACCTACAAAGGCGTGGACCTGGCCGTGGCCCACAACGGCAACCTGGTGAACGCCCGCTCCCTGCGCCAGGAGTTGGAAGAGACCGGAAGCATCTTCCAGACCACCATGGACAGCGAGGTCATCGTCCACCTGGTGGCCAAATACTGGAACGGCGGCAGCATCGAAGAGGCCATCGCCCGGGCCTGCTCCCGCATCCAGGGCGCCTTCAGCCTGCTCTTTCTCACGCAAGGCAAGCTCATCGCCGTGCGCGACCCGTGGGGATTCCGGCCGCTGGCCTTGGGCCGCATGGGGGATGCCTACGTGCTGGCCTCCGAGACCTGCGCCTTCGACCTGTTGGAAGCCCAGTACCTGCGCTGCCTCGATCCCGGCGAGCTGGTGGTGGTGGAAAACGGCCGCCTTACTTCCCACCGCCTGCTGGAACCGGCGGAAGTGCAGGGCAGCTGTATTTTCGAGCTCATCTACTTCGCCCGGCCCGACTCCTTGGTCTTCGACCACGACGTCTACGCCGCCCGCAAGCGCATGGGGCAGATCCTGGCCAGTGAATGCCCGGTGGAGGCGGATTTCGTCATGCCCTTCCCGGACTCCGGGGTCTATGCCGCCGTGGGCTATGCCCAGGCCTCGGGCCTGCCTTTCGAGGCCTGCATGATCCGCAACCACTACGTGGGCCGCACCTTTATCCAGCCCTCCCAGGACCTGCGGGATTTTTCCGCGCGCATGAAGCTCAACCCCGTGAAATCCATGATCCGCGGCAAGCGCATCGTCATCGTGGAGGACTCCATCGTGCGCGGCACCACCATCCGCACCCGGGTCAAGCAGCTGCGGGAACTGGGGGCGCGGGAGATCCACATGCGCGTGAGCTGCCCGCCCATCCGCTATCCCTGCTTCTACGGCATCGACTTCTCCTCCAAGGGCGAGCTCATCGCCGCCAACCACAACGTGGCGGACATCGCCCGCTACCTGGAGCTCGACAGCCTCCACTACCTCACCGTGGGCGGGCTGCTGCAGACCGTCGCCTGTCCGGGGAATTTCTGCCTGGCCTGCTTCAACGGCGCCTACCCCGTGCCTCCGGAAGACGGGGCCGGCAAGATGGCCCTGGAGAGCGGCTGCGGAGGATGCCAGTGA
- a CDS encoding KpsF/GutQ family sugar-phosphate isomerase: MTTDRHGAAAAAACWVDLARQVLDIEREGIASVQQALGASFATAVEMLAACRGRVVVTGVGKSGLVGRKIAATLSSTGTPAFFLHPVEGAHGDLGMLRSDDAVLAISNSGETAELLAILPTMRTLAGPLIAMTGRPDSSLARKADVVLSTAVPREACPLGVAPTASTTATLALGDALAVCLIQAKSFDLDQFRTLHPGGALGQRLALQVTDLMVREGLPTVSETAPLAAAIAQLDHRRLGLAAAVDAHGRLLGVLTDGDVRRLVHAGPLDLNTPALRVMRRNPVTVRPATPCWQALEIMERRAITVLPVVDEAGVLLGLVHIHDLLGKGQIGFQRL; the protein is encoded by the coding sequence GTGACCACCGATCGCCACGGCGCTGCGGCGGCCGCTGCCTGCTGGGTGGACTTGGCCCGGCAGGTGCTCGACATCGAGAGGGAGGGCATCGCCTCCGTGCAACAGGCCCTGGGGGCCTCCTTTGCCACGGCGGTGGAAATGCTTGCGGCCTGCCGCGGCCGGGTGGTGGTCACCGGGGTGGGCAAGTCCGGCCTGGTGGGGCGCAAGATCGCCGCGACCCTGAGCAGCACCGGTACCCCGGCCTTTTTCCTCCATCCCGTGGAAGGGGCCCACGGCGACCTGGGGATGCTGCGCAGCGACGACGCAGTGCTCGCCATCTCCAACTCCGGCGAGACTGCCGAGCTTTTGGCCATCCTGCCCACCATGCGCACCCTGGCCGGCCCCCTCATCGCCATGACCGGCAGGCCCGATTCCTCCTTGGCCCGCAAGGCGGACGTGGTGCTTTCCACCGCCGTGCCCCGGGAAGCTTGTCCCCTGGGAGTGGCGCCCACAGCGAGCACCACCGCCACCCTGGCCCTGGGCGACGCCCTGGCGGTGTGCCTCATCCAGGCCAAATCCTTCGATCTCGACCAGTTCCGCACCCTGCACCCCGGCGGGGCCTTGGGCCAGCGCCTGGCCCTGCAGGTGACGGACCTCATGGTGCGCGAGGGGCTTCCCACCGTCTCCGAGACCGCGCCGCTTGCCGCGGCCATCGCCCAATTGGACCACCGCCGCCTGGGCCTTGCCGCGGCCGTCGACGCCCACGGCCGGCTCCTGGGAGTGCTCACCGACGGCGACGTGCGGCGGCTGGTCCATGCCGGCCCCCTCGACCTGAACACCCCGGCCCTGCGCGTCATGCGCCGCAACCCGGTGACCGTTCGCCCCGCCACCCCTTGCTGGCAGGCCCTGGAAATCATGGAGCGCCGGGCCATCACCGTGCTGCCGGTGGTGGACGAGGCCGGAGTGCTCTTGGGGCTGGTGCACATCCACGACCTCCTCGGCAAAGGCCAGATCGGTTTCCAGCGCCTATGA